The following coding sequences are from one Rhipicephalus microplus isolate Deutch F79 chromosome 3, USDA_Rmic, whole genome shotgun sequence window:
- the LOC142803812 gene encoding uncharacterized protein LOC142803812 isoform X4, with protein MWRGSMHGSLIWKDCDLLGSFEGTKLPNGWLQGRSISIRQDTGINNNAVTRGSVLHCHVQCIKNRAQKTNKYKGTASDCSPAQSLQQQKEHIVVSGAATA; from the exons atgtggcgtggaagcatgcatggcagcctcatctggaaggactgcgatctgcttgggagcttcgagggcacaaaactgcctaacggctggctgcaag gacgcagcatatccatccggcaagacactggtatcaacaataatg cagtaacaaggggttcggtgctccactgtcatgtacagtgtatcaagaacagagcacagaagaccaacaagtataaagggactgccagtgactgttctcctgctcaaagtttacaacagcagaaagagcacattgtggtGTCAGGAGCAGCaactgcttaa
- the LOC142803812 gene encoding uncharacterized protein LOC142803812 isoform X2, translated as MWRGSMHGSLIWKDCDLLGSFEGTKLPNGWLQAYFSSRAMQLAHMQSKSWSAPLVFCAGRSISIRQDTGINNNAVTRGSVLHCHVQCIKNRAQKTNKYKGTASDCSPAQSLQQQKEHIVVSGAATA; from the exons atgtggcgtggaagcatgcatggcagcctcatctggaaggactgcgatctgcttgggagcttcgagggcacaaaactgcctaacggctggctgcaag cctatttcagcagcagagcgatgcagctagcacacatgcaatccaagtcatggagcgctcctttggtgttctgtgcaggacgcagcatatccatccggcaagacactggtatcaacaataatg cagtaacaaggggttcggtgctccactgtcatgtacagtgtatcaagaacagagcacagaagaccaacaagtataaagggactgccagtgactgttctcctgctcaaagtttacaacagcagaaagagcacattgtggtGTCAGGAGCAGCaactgcttaa
- the LOC142803812 gene encoding uncharacterized protein LOC142803812 isoform X1, translated as MWRGSMHGSLIWKDCDLLGSFEGTKLPNGWLQAYFSSRAMQLAHMQSKSWSAPLVFCAGRSISIRQDTGINNNVPAVTRGSVLHCHVQCIKNRAQKTNKYKGTASDCSPAQSLQQQKEHIVVSGAATA; from the exons atgtggcgtggaagcatgcatggcagcctcatctggaaggactgcgatctgcttgggagcttcgagggcacaaaactgcctaacggctggctgcaag cctatttcagcagcagagcgatgcagctagcacacatgcaatccaagtcatggagcgctcctttggtgttctgtgcaggacgcagcatatccatccggcaagacactggtatcaacaataatg ttccagcagtaacaaggggttcggtgctccactgtcatgtacagtgtatcaagaacagagcacagaagaccaacaagtataaagggactgccagtgactgttctcctgctcaaagtttacaacagcagaaagagcacattgtggtGTCAGGAGCAGCaactgcttaa
- the LOC142803812 gene encoding uncharacterized protein LOC142803812 isoform X3 — translation MWRGSMHGSLIWKDCDLLGSFEGTKLPNGWLQGRSISIRQDTGINNNVPAVTRGSVLHCHVQCIKNRAQKTNKYKGTASDCSPAQSLQQQKEHIVVSGAATA, via the exons atgtggcgtggaagcatgcatggcagcctcatctggaaggactgcgatctgcttgggagcttcgagggcacaaaactgcctaacggctggctgcaag gacgcagcatatccatccggcaagacactggtatcaacaataatg ttccagcagtaacaaggggttcggtgctccactgtcatgtacagtgtatcaagaacagagcacagaagaccaacaagtataaagggactgccagtgactgttctcctgctcaaagtttacaacagcagaaagagcacattgtggtGTCAGGAGCAGCaactgcttaa